One part of the Mya arenaria isolate MELC-2E11 chromosome 3, ASM2691426v1 genome encodes these proteins:
- the LOC128227250 gene encoding anaphase-promoting complex subunit 10-like, producing the protein MATKVTASQELDVFKDEKEGLLREVSSQAVWSLSSCKPGYGVEQLREDSSETYWQSDGPQPHLVNIQFQRKTTIQDVCIYTDFKADESYTPNRISIRAGSHFNDLAEIEQIELGEPIGWVCVPLKDLVSGKPIRTFMIQIAVLSNHQNGRDTHIRRIKIRSPVQKYPMFTSLDFNMKANIR; encoded by the exons ATGGCAACCAAGGTTACAGCCAGTCAGGAGTTGGATGTTTTCAAGGATGAAAAGGAGGGACTGCTTCGGGAAGTAAGCAGTCAGGCTGTATGGTCACTGTCTTCTTGTAAACCAG GATATGGTGTAGAGCAGTTGCGAGAAGACTCCAGTGAGACATACTGGCAGTCAGACGGTCCCCAGCCCCACCTTGTGAACATTCAGTTCCAGCGAAAAACCACCATCCAGGATGTTTGTATCTATACAGACTTCAAGGCAGATGAAAGTTACACACCTAATCG GATATCCATACGGGCAGGGAGTCATTTCAATGATCTAGCAGAAATTGAACAGATAGAACTGGGTGAACCAATAGGCTGGGTGTGTGTGCCATTAAAAGACCTTGTCAGTGGGAAACCTATCCGGACATTCATGATACAGATCGCTGTGCTATCAAACCACCAGAATGGTAGAGACACTCATATAAGACGAATCAAAATCAGGTCGCCGGTGCAGAAATACCCAATGTTCACTAGCTTAGACTTTAACATGAAGGCTAATATAAGATAG
- the LOC128227249 gene encoding glycine receptor subunit alpha-2-like isoform X4, protein MLQEVPTEIECDLFVNNVDTIREADMDFTVDLKLHLTWKNPHIINNFKSIKVDFDYLDFDAQNMQKVWVPDIYFPNEKRAAVHTIMMDNKMLRLYSDSTVKYIIRVAVTLSCRMNLRKYPFDKQVCSIMIESFGYTVDKLVLHWGEGEEKAVVTDNVKEMRQFRMVHTHWSNFTRTHNITGNHSCLQADFHLVRNIGYYVIQMYVPSLLIVMLSWLSFWLNVNSIPGRVTLGVLSVLTISTQSTSVNASLPRVSYTKAIGLHSISIQSIPTDVWMITCLVFVFAALIEFAVVNVLAQKVPGRRFSLATLFLAQKEGGEEKETAVDQDGRVTVEARQSPHSRILLCSRYLDIASRVLFPVAFAIFNMIYWIYFLNVTEY, encoded by the exons GATTTTACAGTGGATCTGAAGCTTCATCTGACCTGGAAAAACCCTCACATCATTAACAACTTCAAATCCATCAAGGTTGATTTCGATTACCTAGACTTCGACGCACAGAACATGCAAAAG GTGTGGGTACCGGACATTTACTTTCCGAACGAGAAGCGGGCGGCCGTCCACACCATTATGATGGACAACAAAATGCTGCGTCTTTACAGCGACAGCACCGTCAAATACATCATCag GGTCGCCGTGACGTTGAGCTGCCGAATGAACTTACGGAAGTATCCGTTCGACAAGCAGGTCTGCTCCATTATGATTGAGAGCT TCGGGTACACGGTGGATAAGCTGGTGCTGCATTGGGGTGAAGGAGAGGAGAAGGCGGTCGTCACGGACAATGTGAAGGAAATGCGCCAGTTTCGAATGGTCCACACGCACTGGTCAAACTTCACACGCacacacaacatcacag GTAACCACAGTTGCCTGCAGGCGGATTTCCACCTTGTGCGGAACATCGGTTACTACGTGATCCAGATGTACGTGCCCAGCCTGCTGATCGTGATGCTCTCGTGGCTCTCGTTCTGGCTGAACGTCAACTCAATCCCGGGCCGCGTCACTCTCGGCGTCCTTTCCGTGCTCACTATCTCCACGCAGAGTACAAGCGTCAACGCCTCCCTTCCCAGGGTCAGCTACACAAAGGCTATTG GACTTCATTCCATATCAATTCAATCCATACCAACAGACGTTTGGATGATCACGTGTCTGGTGTTCGTGTTTGCGGCACTGATCGAGTTCGCGGTGGTTAACGTGCTGGCACAGAAAGTGCCCGGAAGGCGGTTCTCCCTGGCAACGCTCTTCCTTGCACAGAAGGAAGGCGGTGAGGAGAAAGAA ACAGCAGTGGACCAAGACGGCCGTGTGACGGTGGAGGCACGACAGAGCCCCCATAGCCGCATCCTGTTGTGTTCCCGTTATCTGGACATCGCCTCCAGGGTTCTGTTTCCGGTTGCCTTCGCCATCTTCAACATGATATACTGGATATACTTCCTCAACGTCACGGAGTACTGA